The sequence tttggttttcattgttttcagCCCAGCAAAAGAATTTCCCCTTCCGCTGCCTGCAGATCTCTTCCTTCCCAAACAGTAGTTGTGCAACTACCGAGGGCTTGGCCTGGCTGGGGGACCTGCAAACGCACCGGTGGAGTAATGCCTCTGACACCATTGACTTCCTGAAGCCCTGGTCCCAGGGCAAATTCAGTGACCAACAGTGGGAGCAATTGCAGCGTATATTTCAAGTTTATCGATTAAGCTTTACCAGGGACGTACAGGAATTTGTCAAAATGCTGCCTAATATACAATGTGAGTGGAGGGATGGAACCCTATAAAGGTACCGAGTTGGTGAGAGAGAACCCCAGACTCCAACTGGGTAACTGTGGGCCTACTTGAAGATTCTCTTACTCCACCCTTAAGATTTTCACTTCTGTCTAGAAGGATCCTAGTCTCTTCTGAAAATAATCCCTGTCTCTGCTCCAGGACCCCGTAATCATTTCCCTCAACTGGGACATAACTATTATCTCCATGCcaatttcttctcctttcttccaaactttttttttgttttttttggtttttcgagatagggtttctctgtggttttggagcctgtcttggaactagctcttgtagaccaggctggtcttgaactcacagagatccgcctgcctctgcctcccaagtgctgggattaaaggcgtgcgccaccaccgtccggttTCTTCCAAACTTCTTAACCATTCTTGGATCTCTAAACACTCCCCTTTACAGATCCTGTTGAGATCCAGTTGTCTACAGGCTGTGACGTGTACTCTGAGAATGCTTCAGAAAACTTTTTCTATGTAGCATTTCAAGGAGAATATATCCTGAGTTTTCAGGGAACTTCCTTTCAGAAGGCCCCAGGTGCCCCACTTTGGACAGAGTTGGTCATTAAAGTGCTCAACGGTGATCAAGGGACAATGGAAACATTGCAATGGCTTCTGAATGACATCTGCCCCAAGTTTGTCCATGGCCTCCtggaggcagggaaggcagagctCGAGAAACAAGGTCAGCCTGCTAGCCTCACCCTGCCTCTCCCTATGTTTTTCCATCTCTGTAAGCTTTAGAGAAAGAACAAGGCCTAGGAAGAGGTGAATAAGGCATGTGGGGTTTATTCTTGTCACTGGTACTCATTCTGGATTCTATAAATTGAGTTAAATCAACACTGGGGATCAGAACTGAGCCAGGTGGTATTTGAGACATGCTATATCAGCTGAACTCAGGGTGTTCTAGAGTACAGAGAAGGACTATTCATGGAACACTTGCATCAGGGAAGGGGTAGAAATGTCAGGGAAGGT is a genomic window of Chionomys nivalis chromosome 12, mChiNiv1.1, whole genome shotgun sequence containing:
- the LOC130884940 gene encoding antigen-presenting glycoprotein CD1d-like — protein: MWYLQCLLFWVFPWVWVQSEAQQKNFPFRCLQISSFPNSSCATTEGLAWLGDLQTHRWSNASDTIDFLKPWSQGKFSDQQWEQLQRIFQVYRLSFTRDVQEFVKMLPNIQYPVEIQLSTGCDVYSENASENFFYVAFQGEYILSFQGTSFQKAPGAPLWTELVIKVLNGDQGTMETLQWLLNDICPKFVHGLLEAGKAELEKQEKPVVSLSSGLSPKHGHLQLVCHVSGFYPKPVWVMWMQGEQKQNSTQRSDYLPNADETWYLRATLDVKAGKEAGLACCVKHSSLEGQNIICRSHGKHSPVGVIIAAVLVVLICAGICYVIYTKKRCSYRDIL